DNA from Actinoplanes sp. SE50/110:
GTGTGCTGCTCGGCCGGGGCGGGCGGGGTGCTCGGCGTATCCGCGATGTCCGCTGCGCGTGGGGTGCTCCGGTCGTCAACCGCGGCGGGGCTGTCAACCGCGGCGGGGCTGTCAACCGCGGCGGGGCTGTCAACCGCGGCGCGGCTGTCAACCGCGGCGCGGCTGTCGAGCCCGGCGGGGCTGTCAGGCGCGCTCGGGCTGTCAACCTCAGCTGGGTTGTCGACCGGATCCGGGTCGGCGGCTGGATCCGGGGGCCATGCCTGTGTTTCGGCGCCGGAGCTGAGGCGGAGCGCTTCCGGATCGCTCGGGGGTGTGGCTTCGCGGGCGCTGGAATCGGCAGGCGACTCGGTTCGGTGGTCGATCACGTCGTCTTCGGCCTGGGGTGGGCCGGACTCCTCGGGCGCCGGATGGTTCGGCGTAACGGGATCTGTCAGAGGGGCGACCTGATCCACACCGGAGTCGCTGGGGCTGGTCGAGGCGGCGTCGGACCAGGCGGGCGTGACATCGGACCAGACGGGAGCAGGAACAGAAGAAGGAGTGGGACCGGGAACCGGGGCGGGAGCAGGAGAAGGAGCCGGGGACTCGGGGCGAGAGGTGGAAGGTCCGGGCGGGTGGATCGGGGCTTCAAGCGTTGAGGGGAGAGCGTCGGCGACAGGTGCCGGGGTGGTGTCGGCCTGCATGGCGGTGAGGGAGCCCGGCCATGGGACGTGGCTCTCCGTCTGGGTGGACGGCTCGGCAGGGGAACCGGGCCAGATTTCGGCCGGGTGGATTCCAGCCGGGTGGATTTCGGCCGGGGGAGTGGCGGCCGGGGAGGGCGCGGACGCTGAAAGGGGGCTGGCCGGCTCGGGAGTGCGGGTCGGTGTGGCGTCGTGGTCGGGACGACGCTGCGAAGGGGGCTGGGCCGAGGGCCGGGTGGTGGGGACGGTCGGGGAGGTGCGTTCCGGCTGCTGACCGGCGCCGGGGGACTGCGCCCACCACGTGCCGCTCGGGTGGGACGGGTCTTCGGTGGTGCCGGTGGACCATGGGGCGGCGGGGCGACTCGGGGCGCCGGACCACGGGCCCTGCGAAATCTGCGGACGGGACTGCGGATGGGCGGCCGGCGGCGAGGTCAGGGCACTCGTCGTCTGGTCATGCGCGCCGGAGGCCGGGGCGCGGTCGGTGTTCTGATCCGGGGCACCGGAAGTGGGGAGCGGGCTGGTGACCTGGTCGTGGGAGCCGGGTGCGGAGGGCGGGCCGACGACCCGGTGGTGAGGGCTGGCGTCGGGCAGCCAGGCGGGTGCGGTCGGCCACGGATCCGCCGGCCGGGCCGGGGGCGGGGTCGTCGAGGTGGGGGCGTCAGGCCAGGGGTCGACCGGAGCGCTGAACGGCGGCTGGCCCGCCGGGGCCCCGGACGTGGGCCGTACGCCGTTGCCGCCGGCCCAGCGAGGCGGTGGTGCAGGCAGCGTCGGTTCGAGGGCGGTGCCACCCTGCCCGGTGGCATCGGATTGACCGGATCGAGCAGCGGCGCCGGATTGAGCCCCGCTGCCGGATTCAGCGGTGGCGCCGGGATGAGAGACAGCGCCGGGGTGAAGGGCGGCGCCGGGCTGGGAGGCGGCGCCGGGCTGGGAGGCGGCGCCGGGCTGGGAGGCGGCGCCGGGCTGGGAGGCGGCGCCGGGCTGGGAGGCGGCGCCGGGCTGGGAAGTGGCGCCGGGCTGGGAAGTGGCGCCGGGGTGAGGGGCAGCGCCGGGTAGGGCGGGTCCGGGCTGAGGGGCGGTGCCCGGTTTCGGGAGGGCCGAGGTCTCCGGGGTGACCTCGCCGGTCACGGACAGGTGGGCGACGCCGGTGGGGCCGTCGATGGTGACGGAGCCGGTCAGGGAGGACCGGCCGGGGCGCCAGGTGACCTGGAGGTGCGAGCCGTCCAGGACCGCTTGCAGGCCGTCGCCGGTGGTGGTCACGGTGGAGGTGGCCACCAGGGGCGGGGCGGTCAGCGGGACCCGGGCGGTCTGCGCGGGACCGCCGGGAAGCGTCTGGCCGAAAGTGATCTGGGGGTCGGGGACTCGCAGGGAGGTGCGGCGCAGGGCGGCGGTGGCGGCGGCGGCGACCCGGTCGCTGCCGGTGGCGAGGCGGGACAGGGTGGTGCGGGCCTGGGCGGCCTGCGGGAGGTCGGGGCCGGCGGCCGCCGCGGCCAGTTCGGCGATCAGGGCCATCTGGTCGCTGCCCGGCTTGCGGACCTTCGACAGGTAGGGCTGGCGACCGGTGCCGAACGTCCAGTGGCGGACGGACGGGTCGCGTTCGCGCAGGTGGTCGATGACCTCGTCGATGCCGGTGTAGCCGTCGCGGTTGCGGTCGGCGGCGCCGCCGCGGAGGCCGTCGGCGAGCAGGCCGGCGAAAGTGGGGGGTTCGGGGCGGGCGTCGGCGGTGAGCAGGACGCGGCTGCGGTTGTCGGCGGCGTGGGCGGCCGGGAAGTAGGCGCCGGCGTCGACCGGGCCGCCGGTGCGGCCGTCCAGGATGATCACGACCTGACCGGCGTGACTGCGGTGGATCAGCGCGTCCAGGCGGGTCACGTCGACGGCGGTGTCGGCGGGACGCTGCATCACCGTGTCGGGGGTGGCCAGGTACAGGCCGCCGCCCGGGCCGGACAGCAAGATGCCGCGGAAGTAGACGAGCAGACAGTCGTCGGGGGTGCGGTTGTCGGCGACGGCCTGCAGGCGCTGATAGACGTCCCACGTCTCCGGGTCCTGCAGGAACTCCACGTCGAAGCCGCCGAGACCGGGATCGGCCAGCACGGCGGCGAGACCCCGCACGTCCGCTGACGGCACCGAATACCGGCGCAGGACGGGATCGTCGTGGTGTTCGACCGTCACCACGACCGCCAGACGTCGCCCGCTCATCGCATCACCCTTGGTCCATGGTGCGACGGGAAGAGCCGAGCCGGAACCCCTGGAAGATTACGAACTGTCCGCGGTCGATGACCTTCGGTTGTTGATCTTTGTCGGATTCCGGCCGGTGTGCGGCGATCTAGCAGGTCCGATGTGGTCTTGGACGGCGTGCGGGGCGGGACGGGCGCGGTGTGCCGATTTCACCGGATCCGGTGTGTCGGAGATCCGTCAGCCGCGTCAGACCGTGACGTCGAGGCTGCGGCCGTACGGCAGGCCGGTCACGGCCGCCGTGTCCGCGGACGCCCGGGACCCGGCCGGCGCGGACGCCGGGGCGGCCGCGGACGATCGTGACGGAACCGGCGCGGACGACGCGACCGCCGCGGACGACCGCTGGCTGTCGGCGGACGACCGTTCGCTCGCGATCGCGGCGCTCTCCGCCTGCACGGCGGTGGAGGCGACCTTGCCGGCGGTCACCGTGCGGACGCCCTCGATCCGGGCGACCTCGGCCTCGGCGGCGGCGACGGCGGCCCGGTCGGTGTTGATGGTCTGCGGGCTCGCCTGCACCGGGATCAGGTCGGCGGCGAGCTGGCGGCGGTACGTCTGCAGGCGCGTCCACGCGGCCTGGCGGTCGGACGAAGTCGAAGACGCGGTGGCGGTAGCGGTGATCGCGGCCATCGGGAGCTCCTAGAAACGTGCTGGCAACCGGACGGCCCCTCACATCGGCGGGGTCACTCCCGAGTTGCTACTTCTGCCGCATCAAGTTTTGGTGACCTGGGCGACAGCCGCGGTCCGGCCTCCCGGGGAGGCCGGACCGGAGGGTTCAGCCGGCGACGGTCAGCTCGCGGGCCTTGTCGGCCCAGGTGGCCAGGCTGGCGGAGCCGCGCATGCCGGCGGCGTTGACCGCCTTCTTCAGATCGGTCACATCAGAATCGGCGAGCTTGGCGTACGTCGTGATCCCGGCCGCCGCGAGCGCCATGGCGACCTTCGGGCCGATGCCGGGAATCCTGGTCAGGTCGTCCGGCTGGTGAACCGGGGCCGGAACGCCGATGGTGTCCTCGATCGGGGCCGGCGCGTCGATCGGCGCCGGGTCCTCGGACGGCTCGATGATCGGGGACGCCTCCTCGGCCTCCTCCGCGATCGGCTCGTCGATGAACTCCTCCGCGGAGATCGGCTCGTCGGTGGCGACCGGCTCGTCGGCCACGACCGGTTCAGCGGCGGCGACGGGTTCAGCGGCGGCGACCGGTTCAGCGGCGGCGACCGGTTCAGCGGCGGCGACCGGTTCAGC
Protein-coding regions in this window:
- a CDS encoding helix-hairpin-helix domain-containing protein: MVTPAAATETAPTTSPSVSPTAVSPASVSPASLSSSSVSSTAETAVIEPAAEAGTERFDVAETAVVEPVEAEAEVAEPGAETVVIEAVVVEPVAVEEPAAAAEPAAVDEPIVAAEPVAAAEPVAAAEPVAAAEPVAAAEPVAAAEPVAAAEPVAAAEPVAAAEPVAAAEPVAAAEPVVADEPVATDEPISAEEFIDEPIAEEAEEASPIIEPSEDPAPIDAPAPIEDTIGVPAPVHQPDDLTRIPGIGPKVAMALAAAGITTYAKLADSDVTDLKKAVNAAGMRGSASLATWADKARELTVAG
- a CDS encoding beta-propeller fold lactonase family protein; translated protein: MSGRRLAVVVTVEHHDDPVLRRYSVPSADVRGLAAVLADPGLGGFDVEFLQDPETWDVYQRLQAVADNRTPDDCLLVYFRGILLSGPGGGLYLATPDTVMQRPADTAVDVTRLDALIHRSHAGQVVIILDGRTGGPVDAGAYFPAAHAADNRSRVLLTADARPEPPTFAGLLADGLRGGAADRNRDGYTGIDEVIDHLRERDPSVRHWTFGTGRQPYLSKVRKPGSDQMALIAELAAAAAGPDLPQAAQARTTLSRLATGSDRVAAAATAALRRTSLRVPDPQITFGQTLPGGPAQTARVPLTAPPLVATSTVTTTGDGLQAVLDGSHLQVTWRPGRSSLTGSVTIDGPTGVAHLSVTGEVTPETSALPKPGTAPQPGPALPGAAPHPGATSQPGATSQPGAASQPGAASQPGAASQPGAASQPGAASQPGAALHPGAVSHPGATAESGSGAQSGAAARSGQSDATGQGGTALEPTLPAPPPRWAGGNGVRPTSGAPAGQPPFSAPVDPWPDAPTSTTPPPARPADPWPTAPAWLPDASPHHRVVGPPSAPGSHDQVTSPLPTSGAPDQNTDRAPASGAHDQTTSALTSPPAAHPQSRPQISQGPWSGAPSRPAAPWSTGTTEDPSHPSGTWWAQSPGAGQQPERTSPTVPTTRPSAQPPSQRRPDHDATPTRTPEPASPLSASAPSPAATPPAEIHPAGIHPAEIWPGSPAEPSTQTESHVPWPGSLTAMQADTTPAPVADALPSTLEAPIHPPGPSTSRPESPAPSPAPAPVPGPTPSSVPAPVWSDVTPAWSDAASTSPSDSGVDQVAPLTDPVTPNHPAPEESGPPQAEDDVIDHRTESPADSSAREATPPSDPEALRLSSGAETQAWPPDPAADPDPVDNPAEVDSPSAPDSPAGLDSRAAVDSRAAVDSPAAVDSPAAVDSPAAVDDRSTPRAADIADTPSTPPAPAEQHTTGNRSAAVAAAAAGGFVGAWLNTQSSPSDPPVQEQPIAPDQNPGTLPHSRQEQPASKGAAPATPPTANGDTPAAPDPVVPDPATPGSPVTPTLSPAGPWPGDQPSGRGAFYAQQPGFGWQQAPANPSDSAAPPESVGPADSADSATPAEHWTTAAGQAQQSSDPAGPWPGTSDPAGPWPGTAVPGQSWPSRGTPHEQSDRTTVSWEAGSAAAAAGGWPRSTDPATDPAVPHRPESPVPTGPQWPGQAAAADQATPPEPPTWPPPPHPSAAPSTAPASGVGPGGSSSRVSWIGPNDWPSTADTPGHGPTGAPGHGPIGAPGPGRAGIPGAATAGAAGPGQAGIPGAGIAGAAGPGQAGIPGAGIAGAAGPGQAGIPGAGIAGAAGRGPAGPGSPPAPPSGTGPADAPGVSGPHSGSETTAWGGVQSPSGWQQAQTAAPANPAWPTSPAGWPAAPGWQQPGVASPAAGGDPAYANNPPQEKRRLRVAGILVLALLLAAGAYLGIRYAAGRGREQAAPPPTVAQTLTGTPPSGQATGPATTTPAPASLGTPVVLNTIKGVGREPEGVVVSSDSKTLFVADQGAKQVFVVDAASGKAQPVDVPNTPRFLTLSKDGAKLYVSMFENDFSANGLAVIDTAKRSVITSVKTGPRPFQPAVAADGRVWLPIHNGARVEIYDGTTLARLSQISVPPNPHWIAFTPDGSRAFTSDHESSRVSVVDTASLAVLNTITVGRSPHSLAVTPDGGTVVVTNYDVDTVETYDTRTLKLTQRYQVGKLPQAVLVSADGAHAYVVNEGSDTLSVLDLPARKVAATIPVGDSPRVVGLSPDGLRLYVTAGRDGAITVLKAADG